A single region of the Lycium barbarum isolate Lr01 chromosome 2, ASM1917538v2, whole genome shotgun sequence genome encodes:
- the LOC132628490 gene encoding uncharacterized protein LOC132628490, whose translation MQPGIDIARIHAYAQGVEDRRCQREAISEPSSSQPKRARSEGKNKGPTRESKPQYSAPLQFRGPQRGRETSPRQRQGSSYVSGSQQQMRSEQEVMPPPRCASCRRRHVGRCRQGVCYTCGNPWHYARDCPQRVGSVVPENSAAASSPSVRAHEAGLQTSSSRGRGGGRAPSSCAGQHRIYALGGRPGPDTPQDAPSGIPFFK comes from the coding sequence ATGCAGCCGGGTATAGATATAGCTCGCATTCACGCTTATGCTCAAGGGGTAGAGGATCGTAGGTGCCAGCGAGAGGCTATCTCGGAGCCGAGTAGtagtcagcccaagagggccaggtcagagGGTAAAAATAAGGGTCCCACCAGAGAGAGCAAGCCCCAGTATAGTGCACCTTTGCAGTTTCGTGGACCTCAGCGGGGTAGGGAGACTTCTCCTCGGCAGAGACAGGGTTCTTCTTATGTATCGGGTTCTCAACAGCAGATGAGGTCAGAGCAGGAGGTGATGCCCCCTCCCCGATGTGCATCTTGCAGGAGACGTCATGtgggacggtgtcgtcagggtgtaTGCTATACTTGCGGTAACCCGTGGCATTATGCTAGAGACTGCCCACAAAGAGTGGGTAGTGTTGTTCCGGAGAATTCGGCAGCAGCGTCGTCACCCTCAGTAAGAGCCCACGAGGCAGGACTCCAGACTTCTTCCAGCCGAGGTAGGGGCGGAGGCAGAGCACCTAGTTCCTGTGCGGGGCAGCATCGTATCTATGCTCTAGGTGGGAGACCGGGTCCAGATACACCGCAGGATGCACCATCAGGTATACCTTTCTTTAAATAA